In Fragaria vesca subsp. vesca linkage group LG5, FraVesHawaii_1.0, whole genome shotgun sequence, the genomic stretch GGAAGATGAGTAGATGTCATCGTCAAAAAACTACTTAATATTTTGTTATCATTTTCATTCTTCTTTTCTTCATGTTCCGAGATCTTTCTTTTTCTATTTTTTTTATATTATAGAAATTGGTTGTGAATCCATGGTTTTGGTTTGTAGATCACTCTCTCAAAGAGAGACTTGGTTGTGTGTAATGACTTTCTGTTGTTCTTTTTGACGATGGATGAATGAAGTAATGAACATCTGTGATCTTAATTAGCACAATTGTTAAACGGGCTATTCATATAGCTATTCATATCTTATGCAGCCATTTCCTTAGTAAACTCTATGAATCAACTTCGTTGAATGCGTTTATCATCGAAAAACCTTTGTTGAATGCTTCACAACCCAACCTTTGTTTATCATCCACATTGTCTGAATGTCTAAACTCATCACAATTCCTACGTATTTAGGAATCAATTCTTCATAAGGAAATTAGACTTTTACGCCTATTCTGTAAACACAATACTAAAGGTGTGTTAAGTAAATATATCCTCGTAAAAGTTACACTCGTAAATATATTCTGTAAACACAATACTAAAGGTGTGTTTGGATTGCGGGTGAAGTCTTGAGAATTTAATCAAAAATAAAGAATTCACAATATCTGAAGACTTTTTCTATCGTTTGGATTTTTATCCTGTGAAATTAACAATTTTTATAAGAAAATAATTATAAAATTTAAAAGCTTAAATTCATAAAATATGTGTCATTTATCAATTCCAAACATAACAAAACAAGTAAATATATCCTCGTAAAAGTTACACTCGTAAAGAGCAACTTTCCAACGCACTATAAAAAACGACATGCGTTGCGGTGACCACCTTATATAAGATAAAACACGTCAATCACTCTTAACAAACCAAACGAGAAAATCCCAAATGGAGTGGCGGTGCCACTACGAGGTGCTGGGCCTGGACCGCGGCTGCACTATCGACGAGATCAAATCGGCCTACCGTAAACTCTCCCTCCAGCACCACCCCGACAAGCTCATCCCCACCGGCATCTCCCAGGCTTGTCCTTAGTTGTTGAGGTTAAATGTGCAGGGCTTAGGTAAATAGACATCCCATATATGGTATGTTGCTGCTATCTACTACCTACCTTTGTTATAAAACTGGAAATTATGATGACAAAGAAACTTGAACACTAGTGCTTGCGATGATGGTACTTGATTGATGCCTGCTTTTTGTTGGAAGTTTTGTTTTTGAAGTGTTAACTCATAACGACCATACACCGCACTTTGTTTCAGAATCTATCATATAAGGGTTTTTATTAGGTGCTTCATTCCACGGTTTGATTTAGTGAAATTTAGGTCTCACGTACTGGATCTTGGTTACTTACTGATTGCTGCTTGTTCTTTGGTTCTGCTTATTTGTTCCGTTTATTAATTGATCATACTTCCCAAATCAGGCAACATCAAAGAACTCTAGCAATGCATGTGACACATGCGGAGAGGAGTTTGGATCAAGGTAAATACTGACATCTGAATCTGTCACATCCCGACCCTTATATTTTTACCTTATTTACTAGCGTGATTATAATAAGAATTTTACCGTCTCGATCATTGAGTAAATAGTTTAATTGGTCCTTAGAGGGGTTTCGGGGACGATTATGTGCGGAGGATTATTCGTATGAGGAAAATACGATGACGGTAAAAATAGTAAATTTTAGCTAGTAAAAGGTAATTTTTATTCGGGTATTATTTTTCGGGGTGTTGAATTTTGAAATTATGGGTTAAAAGGGGTGTTGGGTCGGCTGGGCCGAGCCCAACCCATTTCTTCTTCTTTCTCTTCTCCCTCCCTCCCGATTTTTCTTCTCCTCCCACCCGATTTTCTTCTCTCTACACCCAGCAAACTTCCGGCCGTCCTCCCGCCGTCGTCCGACCTCCGTTCGCCGCCGGACCGGTCCCGTTCGGTCGGTCTCCCTCCCAGCTTCCATTNNNNNNNNNNNNNNNNNNNNNNNNNNNNNNNNNNNNNNNNNNNNNNNNNNNNNNNNNNNNNNNNNNNNNNNNNNNNNNNNNNNNNNNNNNNNNNNNNNNNNNNNNNNNNNNNNNNNNNNNNNNNNNNNNNNNNNNNNNNNNNNNNNNNNNNNNNNNNNNNNNNNNNNNNNNNNNNNNNNNNNNNNNNNNNNNNNNNNNNNNNNNNNNNNNNNNNNNNNNNNNNNNNNNNNNNNNNNNNNNNNNNNNNNNNNNNNNNNNNNNNNNNNNNNNNNNNNNNNNNNNNNNNNNNNNNNNNNNNNNNNNNNNNNNNNNNNNNNNNNNNNNNNNNNNNNNNNNNNNNNNNNNNNNNNNNNNNNNNNNNNNNNNNNNNNNNNNNNNNNNNNNNNNNNNNNNNNNNNNNNNNNNNNNNNNNNNNNNNNNNNNNNNNNNNNNNNNNNNNNNNNNNNNNNNNNNNNNNNNNNNNNNNNNNNNNNNNNNNNNNNNNNNNNNNNNNNNNNNNNNNNNNNNNNNNNNNNNNNNNNNNNNNNNNNNNNNNNNNNNNNNNNNNNNNNNNNNNNNNNNNNNNNNNNNNNNNNNNNNNNNNNNNNNNNNNNNNNNNNNNNNNNNNNNNNNNNNNNNNNNNNNNNNNNNNNNNNNNNNNNNNNNNNNNNNNNNNNNNNNNNNNNNNNNNNNNNNNNNNNNNNNNNNNNNNNNNNNNNNNNNNNNNNNNNNNNNNNNNNNNNNNNNNNNNNNNNNNNNNNNNNNNNNNNNNNNNNNNNNNNNNNNNNNNNNNNNNNNNNNNNNNNNNNNNNNNNNNNNNNNNNNNNNNNNNNNNNNNNNNNNNNNNNNNNNNNNNNNNNNNNNNNNNNNNNNNNNNNNNNNNNNNNNNNNNNNNNNNNNNNNNNNNNNNNNNNNNNNNNNNNNNNNNNNNNNNNNNNNNNNNNNNNNNNNNNNNNNNNNNNNNNNNNNNNNNNNNNNNNNNNNNNNNNNNNNNNNNNNNNNNNNNNNNNNNNNNNNNNNNNNNNNNNNNNNNNNNNNNNNNNNNNNNNNNNNNNNNNNNNNNNNNNNNNNNNNNNNNNNNNNNNNNNNNNNNNNNNNNNNNNNNNNNNNNNNNNNNNNNNNNNNNNNNNNNNNNNNNNNNNNNNNNNNNNNNNNNNNNNNNNNNNNNNNNNNNNNNNNNNNNNNNNNNNNNNNNNNNNNNNNNNNNNNNNNNNNNNNNNNNNNNNNNNNNNNNNNNNNNNNNNNNNNNNNNNNNNNNNNNNNNNNNNNNNNNNNNNNNNNNNNNNNNNNNNNNNNNNNNNNNNNNNNNNNNNNNNNNNNNNNNNNNNNNNNNNNNNNNNNNNNNNNNNNNNNNNNNNNNNNNNNNNNNNNNNNNNNNNNNNNNNNNNNNNNNNNNNNNNNNNNNNNNNNNNNNNNNNNNNNNNNNNNNNNNNNNNNNNNNNNNNNNNNNNNNNNNNNNNNNNNNNNNNNNNNNNNNNNNNNNNNNNNNNNNNNNNNNNNNNNNNNNNNNNNNNNNNNNNNNNNNNNNNNNNNNNNNNNNNNNNNNNNNNNNNNNNNNNNNNNNNNNNNNNNNNNNNNNNNNNNNNNNNNNNNNNNNNNNNNNNNNNNNNNNNNNNNNNNNNNNNNNNNNNNNNNNNNNNNNNNNNNNNNNNNNNNNNNNNNNNNNNNNNNNNNNNNNNNNNNNNNNNNNNNNNNNNNNNNNNNNNNNNNNNNNNNNNNNNNNNNNNNNNNNNNNNNNNNNNNNNNNNNNNNNNNNNNNNNNNNNNNNNNNNNNNNNNNNNNNNNNNNNNNNNNNNNNNNNNNNNNNNNNNNNNNNNNNNNNNNNNNNNNNNNNNNNNNNNNNNNNNNNNNNNNNNNNNNNNNNNNNNNNNNNNNNNNNNNNNNNNNNNNNNNNNNNNNNNNNNNNNNNNNNNNNNNNNNNNNNNNNNNNNNNNNNNNNNNNNNNNNNNNNNNNNNNNNNNNNNNNNNNNNNNNNNNNNNNNNNNNNNNNNNNNNNNNNNNNNNNNNNNNNNNNNNNNNNNNNNNNNNNNNNNNNNNNNNNNNNNNNNNNNNNNNNNNNNNNNNNNNNNNNNNNNNNNNNNNNNNNNNNNNNNNNNNNNNNNNNNNNNNNNNNNNNNNNNNNNNNNNNNNNNNNNNNNNNNNNNNNNNNNNNNNNNNNNNNNNNNNNNNNNNNNNNNNNNNNNNNNNNNNNNNNNNNNNNNNNNNNNNNNNNNNNNNNNNNNNNNNNNNNNNNNNNNNNNNNNNNNNNNNNNNNNNNNNNNNNNNNNNNNNNNNNNNNNNNNNNNNNNNNNNNNNNNNNNNNNNNNNNNNNNNNNNNNNNNNNNNNNNNNNNNNNNNNNNNNNNNNNNNNNNNNNNNNNNNNNNNNNNNNNNNNNNNNNNNNNNNNNNNNNNNNNNNNNNNNNNNNNNNNNNNNNNNNNNNNNNNNNNNNNNNNNNNNNNNNNNNNNNNNNNNNNNNNNNNNNNNNNNNNNNNNNNNNNNNNNNNNNNNNNNNNNNNNNNNNNNNNNNNNNNNNNNNNNNNNNNNNNNNNNNNNNNNNNNNNNNNNNNNNNNNNNNNNNNNNNNNNNNNNNNNNNNNNNNNNNNNNNNNNNNNNNNNNNNNNNNNNNNNNNNNNNNNNNNNNNNNNNNNNNNNNNNNNNNNNNNNNNNNNNNNNNNNNNNNNNNNNNNNNNNNNNNNNNNNNNNNNNNNNNNNNNNNNNNNNNNNNNNNNNNNNNNNNNNNNNNNNNNNNNNNNNNNNNNNNNNNNNNNNNNNNNNNNNNNNNNNNNNNNNNNNNNNNNNNNNNNNNNNNNNNNNNNNNNNNNNNNNNNNNNNNNNNNNNNNNNNNNNNNNNNNNNNNNNNNNNNNNNNNNNNNNNNNNNNNNNNNNNNNNNNNNNNNNNNNNNNNNNNNNNNNNNNNNNNNNNNNNNNNNNNNNNNNNNNNNNNNNNNNNNNNNNNNNNNNNNNNNNNNNNNNNNNNNNNNNNNNNNNNNNNNNNNNNNNNNNNNNNNNNNNNNNNNNNNNNNNNNNNNNNNNNNNNNNNNNNNNNNNNNNNNNNNNNNNNNNNNNNNNNNNNNNNNNNNNNNNNNNNNNNNNNNNNNNNNNNNNNNNNNNNNNNNNNNNNNNNNNNNNNNNNNNNNNNNNNNNNNNNNNNNNNNNNNNNNNNNNNNNNNNNNNNNNNNNNNNNNNNNNNNNNNNNNNNNNNNNNNNNNNNNNNNNNNNNNNNNNNNNNNNNNNNNNNNNNNNNNNNNNNNNNNNNNNNNNNNNNNNNNNNNNNNNNNNNNNNNNNNNNNNNNNNNNNNNNNNNNNNNNNNNNNNNNNNNNNNNNNNNNNNNNNNNNNNNNNNNNNNNNNNNNNNNNNNNNNNNNNNNNNNNNNNNNNNNNNNNNNNNNNNNNNNNNNNNNNNNNNNNNNNNNNNNNNNNNNNNNNNNNNNNNNNNNNNNNNNNNNNNNNNNNNNNNNNNNNNNNNNNNNNNNNNNNNNNNNNNNNNNNNNNNNNNNNNNNNNNNNNNNNNNNNNNNNNNNNNNNNNNNNNNNNNNNNNNNNNNNNNNNNNNNNNNNNNNNNNNNNNNNNNNNNNNNNNNNNNNNNNNNNNNNNNNNNNNNNNNNNNNNNNNNNNNNNNNNNNNNNNNNNNNNNNNNNNNNNNNNNNNNNNNNNNNNNNNNNNNNNNNNNNNNNNNNNNNNNNNNNNNNNNNNNNNNNNNNNNNNNNNNNNNNNNNNNNNNNNNNNNNNNNNNNNNNNNNNNNNNNNNNNNNNNNNNNNNNNNNNNNNNNNNNNNNNNNNNNNNNNNNNNNNNNNNNNNNNNNNNNNNNNNNNNNNNNNNNNNNNNNNNNNNNNNNNNNNNNNNNNNNNNNNNNNNNNNNNNNNNNNNNNNNNNNNNNNNNNNNNNNNNNNNNNNNNNNNNNNNNNNNNNNNNNNNNNNNNNNNNNNNNNNNNNNNNNNNNNNNNNNNNNNNNNNNNNNNNNNNNNNNNNNNNNNNNNNNNNNNNNNNNNNNNNNNNNNNNNNNNNNNNNNNNNNNNNNNNNNNNNNNNNNNNNNNNNNNNNNNNNNNNNNNNNNNNNNNNNNNNNNNNNNNNNNNNNNNNNNNNNNNNNNNNNNNNNNNNNNNNNNNNNNNNNNNNNNNNNNNNNNNNNNNNNNNNNNNNNNNNNNNNNNNNNNNNNNNNNNNNNNNNNNNNNNNNNNNNNNNNNNNNNNNNNNNNNNNNNNNNNNNNNNNNNNNNNNNNNNNNNNNNNNNNNNNNNNNNNNNNNNNNNNNNNNNNNNNNNNNNNNNNNNNNNNNNNNNNNNNNNNNNNNNNNNNNNNNNNNNNNNNNNNNNNNNNNNNNNNNNNNNNNNNNNNNNNNNNNNNNNNNNNNNNNNNNNNNNNNNNNNNNNNNNNNNNNNNNNNNNNNNNNNNNNNNNNNNNNNNNNNNNNNNNNNNNNNNNNNNNNNNNNNNNNNNNNNNNNNNNNNNNNNNNNNNNNNNNNNNNNNNNNNNNNNNNNNNNNNNNNNNNNNNNNNNNNNNNNNNNNNNNNNNNNNNNNNNNNNNNNNNNNNNNNNNNNNNNNNNNNNNNNNNNNNNNNNNNNNNNNNNNNNNNNNNNNNNNNNNNNNNNNNNNNNNNNNNNNNNNNNNNNNNNNNNNNNNNNNNNNNNNNNNNNNNNNNNNNNNNNNNNNNNNNNNNNNNNNNNNNNNNNNNNNNNNNNNNNNNNNNNNNNNNNNNNNNNNNNNNNNNNNNNNNNNNNNNNNNNNNNNNNNNNNNNNNNNNNNNNNNNNNNNNNNNNNNNNNNNNNNNNNNNNNNNNNNNNNNNNNNNNNNNNNNNNNNNNNNNNNNNNNNNNNNNNNNNNNNNNNNNNNNNNNNNNNNNNNNNNNNNNNNNNNNNNNNNNNNNNNNNNNNNNNNNNNNNNNNNNNNNNNNNNNNNNNNNNNNNNNNNNNNNNNNNNNNNNNNNNNNNNNNNNNNNNNNNNNNNNNNNNNNNNNNNNNNNNNNNNNNNNNNNNNNNNNNNNNNNNNNNNNNNNNNNNNNNNNNNNNNNNNNNNNNNNNNNNNNNNNNNNNNNNNNNNNNNNNNNNNNNNNNNNNNNNNNNNNNNNNNNNNNNNNNNNNNNNNNNNNNNNNNNNNNNNNNNNNNNNNNNNNNNNNNNNNNNNNNNNNNNNNNNNNNNNNNNNNNNNNNNNNNNNNNNNNNNNNNNNNNNNNNNNNNNNNNNNNNNNNNNNNNNNNNNNNNNNNNNNNNNNNNNNNNNNNNNNNNNNNNNNNNNNNNNNNNNNNNNNNNNNNNNNNNNNNNNNNNNNNNNNNNNNNNNNNNNNNNNNNNNNNNNNNNNNNNNNNNNNNNNNNNNNNNNNNNNNNNNNNNNNNNNNNNNNNNNNNNNNNNNNNNNNNNNNNNNNNNNNNNNNNNNNNNNNNNNNNNNNNNNNNNNNNNNNNNNNNNNNNNNNNNNNNNNNNNNNNNNNNNNNNNNNNNNNNNNNNNNNNNNNNNNNNNNNNNNNNNNNNNNNNNNNNNNNNNNNNNNNNNNNNNNNNNNNNNNNNNNNNNNNNNNNNNNNNNNNNNNNNNNNNNNNNNNNNNNNNNNNNNNNNNNNNNNNNNNNNNNNNNNNNNNNNNNNNNNNNNNNNNNNNNNNNNNNNNNNNNNNNNNNNNNNNNNNNNNNNNNNNNNNNNNNNNNNNNNNNNNNNNNNNNNNNNNNNNNNNNNNNNNNNNNNNNNNNNNNNNNNNNNNNNNNNNNNNNNNNNNNNNNNNNNNNNNNNNNNNNNNNNNNNNNNNNNNNNNNNNNNNNNNNNNNNNNNNNNNNNNNNNNNNNNNNNNNNNNNNNNNNNNNNNNNNNNNNNNNNNNNNNNNNNNNNNNNNNNNNNNNNNNNNNNNNNNNNNNNNNNNNNNNNNNNNNNNNNNNNNNNNNNNNNNNNNNNNNNNNNNNNNNNNNNNNNNNNNNNNNNNNNNNNNNNNNNNNNNNNNNNNNNNNNNNNNNNNNNNNNNNNNNNNNNNNNNNNNNNNNNNNNNNNNNNNNNNNNNNNNNNNNNNNNNNNNNNNNNNNNNNNNNNNNNNNNNNNNNNNNNNNNNNNNNNNNNNNNNNNNNNNNNNNNNNNNNNNNNNNNNNNNNNNNNNNNNNNNNNNNNNNNNNNNNNNNNNNNNNNNNNNNNNNNNNNNNNNNNNNNNNNNNNNNNNNNNNNNNNNNNNNNNNNNNNNNNNNNNNNNNNNNNNNNNNNNNNNNNNNNNNNNNNNNNNNNNNNNNNNNNNNNNNNNNNNNNNNNNNNNNNNNNNNNNNNNNNNNNNNNNNNNNNNNNNNNNNNNNNNNNNNNNNNNNNNNNNNNNNNNNNNNNNNNNNNNNNNNNNNNNNNNNNNNNNNNNNNNNNNNNNNNNNNNNNNNNNNNNNNNNNNNNNNNNNNNNNNNNNNNNNNNNNNNNNNNNNNNNNNNNNNNNNNNNNNNNNNNNNNNNNNNNNNNNNNNNNNNNNNNNNNNNNNNNNNNNNNNNNNNNNNNNNNNGCCCTATATAGACCCATGAATTTATATAGGGAGTATGGACGAGTGTAAATACATACATATATTATAGGGTCTGAGAGGCTCGATATTTTATGGGATAAAAGGTTTTATCGCTTGCGGCATGCATTCGATTTTTCCTTAGAAATTAATTTGGGGAAACATAAATATTTTATTTATTAATTTATTTTTGTCCACTCACTCTAACGTTATTAAATGTTTTCCCCTGGGCCCTTCGTTTTAAATTGCCCAGTCTGCAGAGTTCGGGTTGGATCTAGTAGGAGACGAGGCATAGTCACCCGCTTTTCGGCCAGTTTTCATCAGTAGGTTACCTGTTCAACCTACTCGTGTTTTCTTGCTTCCGCTTGTGTTTAGTAGCTCTGAATACTTTAGAATTTTGTATATTATGTGATATTCAGAAGCGTTAAATTAAGAGTGTAATATGAAATTTTCGAATTAGGGTTGTCCATCTGCAAGGGAGATTTTCTTAATCTTTTCAGTAAATTTTCCTTGGAGGTGGTCCCCGCACGACTTACTCTGGGTTTCAGGGTGAAATTCGGGGTGGGTCGTGTCAGAATCCCTATCAGTTATAGTCTTAGTTTTCTGCTGTAGATGTTAATTTAGATGTGGATGATTTAATTTTTCTCATGACGGGAACCAATTACATAAGCATGTAGGTGACACTGGACATGCTTCACTGAAGAAGTGAAGAACCAACGACAGAACCTTACTGAAGTAAACAATGAACCGTAGAAGAGGGTTGTAGACATTGATTGGCGGCATTCTTTATTATGAGCACTCCTGACTGTCAGCAGAATTTTCCGTTGCTTTCAGGGTCAAGGAATGCAGTCGCTCCAGGATCCCATGACTGAGTAAATTCGCGACCAAAGAACAAGCGATGAGGAAAAGTCTTCCACATGATCTCCTTTGGCTTTAGTCACCAAACATAAAGAATTATTTGGGCATATATTTGCTGTAGCATCACTATTTTCTTCGATTAATGAGAACCACAGTTTCCTCGTCTTCTGTATTGCTTTCTTCTTCTCTAAGCTTTTAACATCATACATAGTTCTCCACAGAAAAAAGAAAAAAGAAAAAAAAATCAGAAATGGCTGTAATTAACAGGCTCCGGTTGTCCCTAAACCAGTTTCAATTGCTTCTTCTTCTCTCATTACTGTTGCCCTTCTTTGCAACTTCATTGACCTTCAATTTTTCCAGCTTTCCCCCTGACGTTGCCAATATATCAATGGAGGGAAATGCTCATCCCGATGGCTCTCTCCGCCTCACCAATAGTGCTCTTGACCAGAACCTAAATTACAGCACCGGTAGAGCCACCTACAAAGAGACCTTCCTCCTCAGACAAAACTCCACCGGAAAACTCGCTGATTTCACGTCAAGTTTCACGTTCGCCATTCAGTCCGACGGAAGAAGCAACTTCCCAGCTGATGGGCTGGCATTCTTCCTAGCGCCGGCAGGGTCCTCACTGGACAGCATATTAGGGCAAGGTTGCAGTCTTGGCCTCCCTGTCAACAACTCGCTGGAAAACTATACCAAGTCAGGTATTTTGTACTTTGAATACCCGTTTGTCGCCGTTGAATTTGATATCTTCCTCAACGTAGACTCAGGTAATAGATCGATTGATTTGGGTCTAAATTACACTCATGTGGGCATCGACATCAACTCCCTCAAGTCGAACGTCACCGCGCCGTGGGATGGTGGGAATATTACCACTGGAGGAAAAAACAATGCCACGATTAGTTACAACTCCACCTCCAAGAATCTTAGTGTTGCATTCACAACGATTCAAAACGAGGTCCAGGTTATCAGAAATATTGATTTCTCAGTTGATCTGCTCCAATACTTGCCCGATAAAGTCATCGTTGGTTTCTCGGCTTCAACGGGTCAACAATTTGCTCTGCATAGGATCATTTCTTGGAGCTTTGATTCAACTTCATTGGCAGACGAAAACATCACATCAACTCTTCCTGCGCCAAAGTCAGGAAATGCCAATGTTGGACTAGTAGTTGGGTTGGCTGTTGGGGGAGGTGTTATCTTGGTTGGTGTGTTAGGTTTCGTGTTCCTCTTCTGCAGGAAGAGGAGGGAAACAACTGGGGAAAGTACTGATGATGATACTAGGGTACTTCATGATTTGGATCCTGAAGAATTCGAAAAGGGGACAGGCCCTAGGAAATTCTCCTACAATGAATTGGCCCTTGCAACTAATAATTTTGCGCAGGGAGAAAAGCTTGGGGAGGGAGGCTTTGGTGGAGTTTACAAGGGCTTCATCAAAGACATGAACGCGTATGTAGCTGTTAAGAAGATATCAAGGGGGTCTAAACAAGGGTTGAAGGAGTATGCAGCAGAAGTGAGTATCATTAGTCGACTCAGGCATCGGAATCTGGTGCAACTCATCGGTTGGTGCCATGAAAAGAAACTCCTACTTGTCTACGAATTCATGCCCAACAGTAGCTTGGATTCTCATTTGTACAAAGAAAAAAGCTTGTTAACTTGGGAGGTAAGATTCAAAATTGCACATGGATTGGCATCAGGGTTGCTTTATCTACACCAAGGATGGGAACAATGTGTGCTTCACAGAGATATCAAATCCAGCAATGTTATGTTGGATGCAAATTTTAACGCGAAACTTGGAGATTTTGGTTTAGCCAAACTTGTCGACCATGGAAAGCTATCTCAAACAACAGTTGTGGCCGGAACCATGGGCTACATGGCAACGGAATATGTTGCAACGGGAAAGGCTAGCAAGGAAACAGACGTCTACAGTTTCGGGGTAGTTGCTTTGGAAATAGCTTGCGGGAGAAAACCCATTGATACCAGGTATGAAGAGAAGCAAATGAAAATGAATATGGTGGAGTGGGTATGGGAGCTCTATGGAGAAGGGAAAATTATTGAAGCAGCCGACCCAAAATTGTGCGGGGAGTTTGATGAGAAGCAAATGGAGTGCTTAATGATTGTAGGGTTATGGTGTGCTCATCCGGATCACAACTCTAGGCCATTGATACAACAAGCAATCCAAGTGCTTAACTTCGAAGTTCCACTGCCTAATCTCCCATTGAATATGCCGGTGGCCTTTTTTCCTCGGTTATCACTCTCGATTTTGTATAGAGGTGACACTACTAGTGGTCAAAGTGAGTCTTCAGGGTATGGTTCTACCATCAACTCCTCACAGTTCATCTCATCTTCGACCTCAAATTCGAATCCAACAGCAGCTTCTTAGCAAGGGATTTAGCATTGAGTTTATCTAGTAAATAAGAATTAGTTTGTAAGTTCAGTATTTTGTTTACTGTCTAATCACAAGACATTTCAGAACCTGTTCTTGGTACGTAGTCCTCAAAAAGTCATTTTTGCACAAGTCATTGGTTTTTAATTTTTCTAGATTTCAATTTGCTCTCTCTTGTCCCAATAATGTTTCTCATTTCATTTACACAAATTTATAAACTATAATTCCATCTTGAGCTACATACTTTGGCCCTTGGACGTTAAAGTTGACATGTTAAATGTTTTAAACCAATGGCGGAGCCAATGTAAAACGAGTGGGGCCCTTGCCCCCAGTAAAATTTTGAAATCTGTTAGTTAACCTTCTTTAATTTGTGCCCCATTAGAGCAAATCTATACAAAGATTAAAATATCGATATCGGTGAATCTATCGATACTTTGAAAAAATGAGATATCCGGGATATCCGGGAAAAAATATCAGAATTTTAGATAGATACATGATTTTCTTTGATTATTGTTTTTGTAGGTCTTCTTTTTCCCAAGTCAATAGCATGAAAAATAAGAAGATAGAAGAAGAAAACAATTAATGTTGCTTTGTCACGATAGCTAATCTACTGTGGAAAATCACCATCTGCTTGACTTGGCAAAGCAAACAAATTATTCAAGACTTTGTCCCTCTCATTCCATTTTCAGGATTACCAAATGGTATGCCAACGATTAACACGAAATAAAATATTGATCTTTCTCATTTGCCACACTTTGCACAACATTGACTACATTGACTAGCAATGGTCCATTACTGGCTACTAGTCTTTTGATTATGACATTAGAAAACAAAAGCTTTATAACTTGATATTCTTCTTACGAGAATAGTTCCCACAACTTGAGGAAGACCCCTGGGGCCAGTAATTGGTTCCTGTCATGAGAAAAATCATTCACATCTAAATTAACATCTACAGTAGAAAACTAAGACTATAACTGATAGGGATTCAGATGTTACTATTTACCTTGATCAAAGGATTAAAATATCAGTATTGATGGATCTATTGGTACTTTGAAAAAAATGAGATATCGGATATATCGGGGATATCCGGGAAAAAATATCGGGATTTTAGATAGATACATGATTTTCTTTGATTATTGCTTTTGTAGGTCTTCTTTTTCCCAAGTCAATAGCATGAAAAATAAGAAGAAGAAAA encodes the following:
- the LOC101300453 gene encoding L-type lectin-domain containing receptor kinase IX.1-like, translating into MEGNAHPDGSLRLTNSALDQNLNYSTGRATYKETFLLRQNSTGKLADFTSSFTFAIQSDGRSNFPADGLAFFLAPAGSSLDSILGQGCSLGLPVNNSLENYTKSGILYFEYPFVAVEFDIFLNVDSGNRSIDLGLNYTHVGIDINSLKSNVTAPWDGGNITTGGKNNATISYNSTSKNLSVAFTTIQNEVQVIRNIDFSVDLLQYLPDKVIVGFSASTGQQFALHRIISWSFDSTSLADENITSTLPAPKSGNANVGLVVGLAVGGGVILVGVLGFVFLFCRKRRETTGESTDDDTRVLHDLDPEEFEKGTGPRKFSYNELALATNNFAQGEKLGEGGFGGVYKGFIKDMNAYVAVKKISRGSKQGLKEYAAEVSIISRLRHRNLVQLIGWCHEKKLLLVYEFMPNSSLDSHLYKEKSLLTWEVRFKIAHGLASGLLYLHQGWEQCVLHRDIKSSNVMLDANFNAKLGDFGLAKLVDHGKLSQTTVVAGTMGYMATEYVATGKASKETDVYSFGVVALEIACGRKPIDTRYEEKQMKMNMVEWVWELYGEGKIIEAADPKLCGEFDEKQMECLMIVGLWCAHPDHNSRPLIQQAIQVLNFEVPLPNLPLNMPVAFFPRLSLSILYRGDTTSGQSESSGYGSTINSSQFISSSTSNSNPTAAS